One Gordonia zhaorongruii DNA segment encodes these proteins:
- the nadC gene encoding carboxylating nicotinate-nucleotide diphosphorylase — MTFIGQERAGGDLALDVDEDVAALIRTALIEDLQYGPDITSLATVPAEAVTQARVVSRQHGVVAGLPIVRAVFDQVIGPQNYAATEQLTDGALVEPGTVALAVTAPTRSLLTAERTALNLLCHLSGIATATALWVEAVDGTKAQIRDSRKTLPGLRALQKYAVRAGGGVNHRMGLGDAALIKDNHVVAAGGVGAALEAVRAAAPDVPVEVEVDSLAQLDEVLALSPQLVLLDNFEPWETQMAVQRRDAQSPDTKLESSGGLSLDAALDYARTGVDYLAVGALTHSVAVLDFGLDM; from the coding sequence ATGACCTTCATCGGCCAGGAGCGAGCTGGAGGCGACCTCGCGCTCGACGTGGACGAGGACGTTGCGGCGCTGATCCGGACCGCCCTCATCGAGGATCTGCAGTACGGACCGGATATCACCTCGCTGGCGACGGTGCCTGCGGAAGCGGTGACGCAGGCGCGGGTGGTGTCCCGGCAGCACGGTGTGGTCGCCGGACTGCCGATCGTCCGCGCCGTGTTCGACCAGGTGATCGGCCCGCAGAACTACGCGGCCACCGAGCAGCTGACCGACGGTGCCCTCGTCGAGCCGGGGACCGTCGCGCTCGCGGTGACCGCGCCGACCCGCTCGCTGCTCACCGCGGAGCGGACGGCGCTCAACCTGCTGTGTCATCTGTCGGGTATCGCGACCGCCACCGCCCTGTGGGTCGAAGCGGTCGACGGCACGAAGGCGCAGATCCGCGATTCGCGTAAGACGCTGCCCGGACTGCGGGCCCTGCAGAAGTACGCGGTGCGCGCGGGCGGCGGCGTCAATCACCGAATGGGCCTCGGCGACGCCGCGCTGATAAAGGACAACCACGTCGTCGCCGCCGGCGGTGTCGGGGCGGCCCTGGAGGCCGTGCGCGCCGCGGCACCGGACGTGCCCGTCGAGGTCGAGGTCGATTCGCTCGCCCAGTTGGACGAGGTCCTCGCGTTGTCCCCGCAGCTGGTGCTGCTCGACAACTTCGAGCCGTGGGAGACGCAGATGGCGGTCCAGCGGCGCGATGCGCAGTCGCCGGACACCAAGTTGGAGTCCTCGGGCGGCCTGTCGCTCGATGCGGCACTGGACTACGCCCGCACCGGCGTCGACTACCTCGCCGTCGGGGCACTGACCCACTCGGTCGCCGTGCTCGATTTCGGTCTGGATATGTGA
- the priA gene encoding bifunctional 1-(5-phosphoribosyl)-5-((5-phosphoribosylamino)methylideneamino)imidazole-4-carboxamide isomerase/phosphoribosylanthranilate isomerase PriA, whose protein sequence is MGTTLELLPAVDVVDGQAVRLVKGEAGSETSYGSPRDAAQTWQADGAQWVHLVDLDAAFGRGDNRALLAEVASELNIKVELSGGIRDDASLAAALATGATRVNLGTAAIENPEWCARAIAEHGERIAVGLDVLRENGTWRVRGRGWVTDGGDLWETLERLDTDGCARYVVTDVSKDGTLTGPNLDLLAEVARATDAPVVASGGVSTVADLVAIAELTDLGVEGAIIGKALYAGRFTLPEALTAVSSST, encoded by the coding sequence ATGGGCACGACCCTGGAACTTCTGCCGGCCGTCGACGTGGTCGACGGCCAGGCCGTCCGTCTGGTGAAGGGCGAGGCGGGCTCCGAGACGTCGTACGGCTCGCCGCGCGACGCCGCACAGACCTGGCAGGCCGACGGCGCGCAGTGGGTGCATCTGGTGGACCTGGATGCTGCGTTCGGCCGCGGCGACAATCGCGCGCTGCTCGCCGAGGTGGCCTCCGAGCTGAACATCAAGGTGGAGCTGTCCGGTGGCATCCGCGACGACGCGTCGCTCGCGGCCGCGCTGGCGACGGGTGCCACCCGGGTGAACCTGGGGACCGCCGCCATCGAGAATCCCGAGTGGTGCGCACGTGCGATCGCCGAGCACGGCGAGCGGATCGCCGTCGGTCTCGACGTGCTGCGCGAGAACGGGACGTGGCGCGTGCGGGGCCGCGGATGGGTCACCGACGGCGGCGACCTGTGGGAGACGCTCGAACGTCTCGACACCGACGGGTGCGCACGCTATGTGGTCACCGATGTCAGCAAGGACGGAACGCTGACCGGACCGAATCTGGATCTTCTCGCTGAGGTCGCCCGTGCCACCGATGCACCAGTGGTGGCATCCGGTGGCGTGTCCACGGTCGCCGATCTGGTCGCGATCGCCGAGCTCACCGATCTCGGCGTCGAGGGCGCCATCATCGGCAAAGCCCTGTACGCCGGGCGCTTCACCCTTCCCGAGGCGCTGACCGCGGTGTCGTCGAGCACGTGA
- the hisD gene encoding histidinol dehydrogenase gives MLARTDLRGSVPTLSQLRRALPRGGTDVNAVLPSITPVVEAVAEHGSDAALDYTEKFDKVRPASVRVPAEAIAKAREQLDPEVTAALEESIRRARLVHADQRRQTSVTQVVPGGTVAEKWIPVRRVGLYVPGGNAVYPSSVVMNVVPAQEAGVASLVVASPAQADFGGWPHPTILAACSLLGVDEVWAVGGAQGIALLAYGGEDTTGQVLDPVDLITGPGNIFVTAAKRLVRGVVGIDSEAGPTEIAILADDSADPAIVASDMVSQAEHDVLAASVLVTDSEAFADAVDAAVGKAATGTKHTERVHEALAGRQSGIVLVDDLEAGIAVVDAYAAEHLEIQTRDAAAVADRVTSAGAIFVGPYAPVSLGDYCAGSNHVLPTTGSAKYASGLSVQTFLRGVHVIDYDRDALADVAGHVVALANAEDLPAHGEAVTARFVR, from the coding sequence ATGCTTGCCCGAACCGACCTGCGCGGCAGTGTCCCGACGCTGAGTCAGCTGCGTCGCGCGTTGCCGCGTGGCGGAACCGACGTCAACGCCGTGCTGCCCAGCATCACACCCGTCGTCGAAGCGGTCGCCGAGCATGGATCCGATGCCGCGCTCGACTACACGGAGAAGTTCGACAAGGTCCGGCCCGCGTCCGTGCGGGTACCGGCCGAGGCGATCGCGAAGGCGCGTGAACAGCTCGATCCGGAGGTGACCGCGGCTCTCGAGGAGTCGATCCGCCGGGCCCGTCTGGTGCACGCCGATCAGCGACGTCAGACGTCGGTCACCCAGGTGGTGCCGGGCGGGACCGTCGCCGAGAAGTGGATCCCCGTGCGCCGGGTCGGGCTCTACGTGCCGGGCGGGAACGCCGTGTATCCGTCGAGTGTCGTGATGAACGTGGTTCCCGCGCAGGAAGCGGGCGTCGCTTCGCTCGTCGTGGCCTCTCCCGCACAGGCCGATTTCGGCGGCTGGCCGCACCCGACGATCCTCGCCGCGTGCTCGCTTCTCGGAGTGGACGAGGTGTGGGCGGTCGGCGGTGCTCAGGGCATCGCGCTGCTGGCGTACGGCGGCGAGGACACCACCGGCCAGGTGCTCGATCCGGTGGATCTGATCACGGGGCCGGGCAACATCTTCGTGACCGCGGCGAAGCGCCTTGTGCGCGGCGTGGTCGGCATCGACTCGGAGGCCGGACCGACCGAGATCGCGATTCTCGCCGACGATTCGGCCGATCCGGCGATCGTCGCGTCCGACATGGTCAGTCAGGCCGAGCACGACGTTCTCGCGGCGTCGGTTCTCGTCACCGACAGCGAGGCGTTCGCCGACGCCGTCGATGCTGCAGTCGGGAAAGCCGCAACCGGGACCAAGCACACCGAGCGGGTGCATGAGGCGCTCGCAGGCAGACAGTCGGGCATCGTCCTGGTGGACGATCTGGAAGCGGGGATCGCGGTGGTCGACGCGTATGCCGCCGAGCATCTGGAGATCCAGACGCGGGACGCGGCGGCCGTCGCCGATCGGGTGACGAGCGCTGGTGCGATCTTCGTCGGTCCGTACGCGCCGGTCAGCCTCGGCGACTACTGCGCGGGATCCAATCACGTCCTGCCCACGACGGGATCGGCGAAATACGCCTCGGGGCTGTCGGTGCAGACGTTCCTGCGGGGCGTCCACGTCATCGACTACGACCGGGACGCGCTCGCCGACGTCGCCGGGCACGTGGTGGCGCTGGCGAACGCCGAGGACCTGCCCGCGCACGGCGAGGCCGTGACCGCCAGGTTCGTCCGGTGA
- the hisF gene encoding imidazole glycerol phosphate synthase subunit HisF has translation MSLAVRVIPCLDVDGGRVVKGVNFANLRDAGDPVELAARYDAEGADELTFLDVTASSSGRATMIDVVRRTADQIFIPLTVGGGIRTPDDVDMMLRAGADKVSVNTAAIARPEVLGEMSRRFGSQCIVLSVDARTVPDDSEHGPTPSGWEVTTHGGRRGTGIDAVEWARRGQELGVGEILLNSMDADGTKDGFDLAMIRAVRGAVTIPVIASGGAGASEHFAPAVQAGADAVLAASVFHFGELSIGEVKTAMRDDGITVR, from the coding sequence GTGAGTCTGGCAGTACGTGTCATCCCGTGCCTGGACGTGGACGGCGGCCGCGTGGTCAAGGGCGTCAACTTCGCGAACCTGCGGGACGCAGGCGACCCGGTGGAACTCGCGGCACGGTACGACGCCGAGGGGGCCGACGAGCTGACCTTCCTGGACGTGACGGCGTCGAGCTCGGGTCGCGCGACGATGATCGACGTCGTGCGCCGCACCGCCGACCAGATCTTCATCCCGCTCACCGTCGGCGGGGGGATCCGCACTCCGGACGACGTGGACATGATGCTGCGTGCGGGCGCTGACAAGGTCAGTGTGAACACGGCCGCGATCGCACGTCCGGAGGTGCTCGGCGAGATGAGCCGCCGGTTCGGTTCGCAGTGCATCGTGCTGTCGGTGGACGCGCGGACCGTACCGGACGATTCGGAGCACGGCCCGACGCCGTCGGGCTGGGAGGTCACCACGCACGGCGGTCGCCGCGGCACCGGGATCGACGCCGTGGAATGGGCGCGACGCGGTCAGGAGCTCGGGGTCGGGGAGATCCTCCTGAACTCGATGGACGCGGACGGGACCAAGGACGGATTCGACCTGGCGATGATCCGTGCCGTGCGCGGCGCGGTGACGATCCCGGTGATCGCGTCGGGCGGCGCCGGCGCGAGCGAGCACTTCGCGCCCGCGGTCCAGGCGGGCGCGGACGCCGTCCTCGCCGCATCGGTCTTTCACTTCGGCGAGCTGAGCATCGGCGAGGTGAAGACCGCGATGCGCGACGATGGCATCACCGTCCGCTGA
- the hisH gene encoding imidazole glycerol phosphate synthase subunit HisH: protein MTEQVVLLDYGSGNLRSAQRALERAGAEVDITSDFDTALNAEGLLVPGVGAFSACMEGLRAVRGDRIIGRRLAGGRPVLGICVGMQILFSRGVEFDVDTEGCDEWPGSVTRLQAEVLPHMGWNTVRAPADSQLFAGVDDDARFYFVHTYGVQSWDLDSDGSSIAAPRVTWADHGGPFVAAVENGPLWATQFHPEKSGDVGAQLLSNWIGSLK from the coding sequence GTGACCGAGCAGGTGGTGCTTCTCGACTACGGGTCGGGCAATCTGCGGTCGGCGCAGCGGGCACTCGAGCGCGCGGGTGCAGAAGTCGATATCACCTCCGACTTCGACACCGCGCTGAACGCCGAGGGGCTCCTCGTCCCGGGTGTCGGTGCGTTCTCGGCCTGCATGGAAGGCCTGCGCGCGGTACGCGGGGACCGCATCATCGGGCGTCGGCTCGCCGGCGGCAGACCGGTGCTCGGCATCTGCGTCGGCATGCAGATCCTGTTCTCCCGGGGCGTCGAGTTCGATGTCGACACCGAGGGCTGCGACGAGTGGCCCGGATCGGTCACCCGATTGCAGGCAGAGGTGCTGCCGCACATGGGATGGAACACGGTGCGCGCGCCAGCCGATTCGCAGCTGTTCGCGGGAGTCGACGACGATGCCCGCTTCTACTTCGTCCACACCTACGGGGTGCAGTCATGGGACCTCGATTCGGATGGCTCGTCGATCGCGGCGCCCCGAGTGACGTGGGCTGACCACGGGGGACCGTTCGTGGCAGCGGTGGAGAACGGCCCGCTGTGGGCCACCCAGTTCCACCCGGAGAAGTCCGGGGACGTGGGCGCACAACTACTGAGCAACTGGATCGGGAGTCTGAAGTGA
- a CDS encoding anthranilate synthase component I produces MSMHTTSLDEFRTLAAEHRVVPVTRKVLADSETPLSVYRKLAGDRDGTFLLESAPNGQSWSRWSFIGSGSSALTVVDDAARWWGAVPAGAPAGGDPLAALAESLRLLETEAFDGLPPLTGGFVGFMAYDFVRRLERLPSSTVDDLGLPDMFWLLVTELAAFDHHEGAITLIANAVNWDGSDERVDEAYDDAVRRLDEMTEALAAPAASTVSTFDRPAPQYTSQRTLDEYREIVGDVVEAIEAGEAFQVVPSQRFEIDTDADPLDVYRVLRASNPSPYMYLFRIPGVGREPFQVVGSSPEALVTVADGTATTHPIAGTRWRGETESEDQLLAKGLLEDEKENSEHLMLVDLGRNDLGRVCEPGTVEVTDYRRVERYSHVMHLVSTVSGQLRDDKHALDAVTACFPAGTLSGAPKVRAMEIIEQHELTRRGTYGGIVGYLDFAGDADTAIAIRTALLSGGKAYVQAGGGVVADSDAEYEFNEARNKATAVLNAVAAAGTVTRVSGEDLA; encoded by the coding sequence ATGAGCATGCACACGACGTCGCTCGACGAATTCCGGACCCTGGCGGCCGAGCACCGGGTGGTTCCGGTGACGCGCAAGGTCCTCGCCGACTCCGAGACGCCGCTGTCGGTGTACCGGAAGCTCGCGGGCGATAGGGACGGCACCTTCCTGCTCGAATCCGCGCCCAACGGCCAGTCGTGGTCGCGGTGGTCGTTCATCGGCTCCGGCTCGTCCGCGCTCACCGTGGTCGACGACGCCGCGCGGTGGTGGGGAGCAGTCCCCGCCGGTGCTCCCGCGGGCGGGGACCCGTTGGCGGCGCTGGCCGAATCCCTGCGGTTGCTGGAGACCGAGGCGTTCGACGGTCTGCCGCCGCTCACCGGCGGGTTCGTCGGATTCATGGCGTACGACTTCGTCCGCCGGCTGGAGCGGTTGCCGTCGTCGACCGTCGACGATCTCGGGCTGCCGGACATGTTCTGGTTGCTGGTGACAGAGCTCGCGGCCTTCGATCACCACGAGGGCGCCATCACGCTGATCGCCAACGCGGTCAACTGGGACGGTTCCGATGAGCGTGTGGACGAGGCCTACGACGACGCAGTACGCCGGCTCGACGAGATGACCGAGGCGCTGGCCGCTCCGGCCGCGTCGACGGTGTCGACGTTCGACCGGCCGGCGCCCCAGTACACCTCGCAGCGCACGCTGGACGAGTACCGAGAGATCGTCGGCGACGTGGTCGAGGCGATCGAGGCGGGCGAGGCGTTCCAGGTGGTGCCGTCCCAGCGATTCGAGATCGACACCGATGCCGACCCGCTCGACGTGTACCGGGTGCTGCGCGCATCCAATCCGAGTCCGTACATGTACCTGTTCCGCATCCCCGGAGTGGGCCGCGAGCCGTTCCAGGTCGTCGGATCGTCGCCGGAGGCACTCGTGACCGTCGCAGACGGCACGGCGACGACCCACCCCATCGCGGGCACCCGTTGGCGCGGCGAGACCGAGTCCGAGGACCAACTCCTCGCCAAGGGGCTGCTGGAGGACGAGAAGGAGAACTCCGAGCATCTGATGCTCGTGGATCTGGGCCGCAACGACCTGGGGCGCGTCTGCGAGCCGGGCACGGTGGAAGTCACCGACTACCGTCGCGTGGAGCGATACAGCCACGTGATGCACCTGGTGTCGACGGTGTCCGGTCAGCTCCGTGACGACAAGCACGCGCTCGACGCCGTCACCGCGTGCTTCCCGGCGGGCACGCTCTCCGGTGCGCCCAAGGTGCGGGCCATGGAGATCATCGAACAGCATGAACTGACCCGGCGCGGCACGTACGGCGGGATCGTCGGATACCTCGACTTCGCAGGCGACGCGGACACCGCGATCGCCATCCGCACCGCGCTGCTGTCGGGCGGCAAGGCGTACGTTCAGGCCGGTGGCGGTGTGGTCGCCGACAGTGACGCCGAGTACGAGTTCAACGAGGCACGCAACAAGGCGACCGCAGTGCTCAATGCGGTCGCGGCGGCAGGCACCGTGACCCGAGTCAGCGGAGAGGACCTGGCATGA
- a CDS encoding TIGR02234 family membrane protein, translating into MTDADERSPRGDQPESAAPRQSAGRRRQALAGILLVLAAIALWASSRMRWAEVVAEDGLGTPRSFDVLGSDWSPWLVAVALLFVAGIVAQIAVRGWMLRLVALVLAVAAVLSLVPPISLISNGENNIFAAEAIDLDPKYDISAILTYTAPSYILIAGAVCAAVAAVLMMRGASAGGMSSKYTSPAARREELEKKVFAERERAARGEDVDADGNERLMWDSLDNGVDPTADRD; encoded by the coding sequence ATGACCGACGCAGACGAGAGATCACCCCGCGGGGACCAGCCGGAGTCGGCCGCACCCCGGCAATCGGCGGGCAGACGCAGGCAGGCGCTGGCGGGCATCCTGCTGGTGCTCGCCGCTATCGCGTTGTGGGCGTCGTCCCGCATGCGGTGGGCGGAGGTGGTCGCGGAGGACGGCCTCGGTACCCCGCGCAGCTTCGACGTGCTCGGCTCGGACTGGAGCCCGTGGCTCGTCGCGGTGGCGCTGCTCTTCGTGGCGGGGATCGTCGCGCAGATCGCCGTTCGCGGATGGATGCTGCGGCTCGTAGCCCTCGTCCTGGCAGTGGCCGCCGTTCTGTCGCTGGTTCCCCCTATCTCGCTGATCAGCAACGGCGAGAACAACATCTTCGCCGCCGAGGCCATCGATCTGGATCCGAAGTACGACATCTCGGCGATCCTCACGTACACCGCTCCCTCGTACATCCTGATCGCCGGCGCAGTGTGCGCCGCCGTCGCGGCCGTCCTCATGATGCGCGGTGCATCGGCCGGTGGGATGTCGTCGAAGTACACCTCGCCTGCGGCCCGGCGCGAAGAACTCGAGAAGAAGGTCTTCGCGGAACGCGAACGCGCCGCTCGCGGTGAAGACGTCGACGCCGACGGAAACGAACGTCTCATGTGGGACTCGCTCGACAACGGCGTCGATCCCACCGCAGATCGGGACTGA
- the hisI gene encoding phosphoribosyl-AMP cyclohydrolase, which yields MALPAELAAQLKRGDDGLFAAIAQERATGIVLMMAWMDDEALERTLATRKATYYSRSREQYWVKGETSGHTQYVHDVRIDCDGDTLLLTVDQEGAACHTGNHSCFDTPPLEFTDAADRTDDEGR from the coding sequence ATGGCACTGCCCGCAGAGCTCGCGGCACAGCTCAAGCGCGGTGACGATGGCCTGTTCGCGGCCATCGCGCAGGAACGCGCGACCGGCATCGTGCTGATGATGGCGTGGATGGACGACGAGGCGCTCGAGCGCACGCTCGCCACCCGGAAGGCCACGTACTACTCGAGGTCCCGCGAACAGTACTGGGTGAAGGGCGAGACCAGCGGTCACACGCAGTACGTCCACGATGTCCGCATCGACTGTGACGGCGACACTCTGCTGCTCACCGTCGACCAGGAGGGGGCAGCCTGCCACACCGGGAATCACAGCTGTTTCGACACCCCGCCGCTCGAATTCACCGATGCGGCCGACCGCACCGACGACGAAGGACGCTGA
- the hisB gene encoding imidazoleglycerol-phosphate dehydratase HisB, whose product MTTSQSRTARVERATRESSIVVEIDLDGTGVTDIDTGVPFFDHMLTAFGAHGSFDLTVHAKGDIEIEAHHTVEDTSIVLGQAIGEALGDKRGIRRFGDAWIPMDETLAQAIVDVSGRPYCVHTGEPEHLLTATIGGYSGGDKPVVSYSTIINRHVFESIALNARIALHVRVLYGRDQHHITEAEFKAVARALRQAVEPDPRVHGVPSTKGSL is encoded by the coding sequence GTGACCACATCGCAGAGCCGCACCGCACGCGTCGAGCGTGCGACCCGCGAATCGTCGATCGTCGTCGAGATCGATCTCGACGGCACCGGCGTGACCGACATCGACACCGGTGTCCCGTTCTTCGATCACATGCTGACCGCCTTCGGCGCGCACGGCAGCTTCGACCTGACGGTGCATGCCAAGGGCGACATCGAGATCGAGGCGCACCACACGGTCGAGGACACCTCGATCGTGCTCGGGCAGGCGATCGGTGAGGCGCTCGGCGACAAGCGGGGGATCCGCCGGTTCGGCGACGCCTGGATCCCGATGGACGAGACGCTCGCCCAGGCGATCGTCGATGTGTCGGGCCGGCCGTACTGCGTGCACACCGGCGAACCGGAGCACCTGCTGACGGCGACGATCGGCGGTTACTCGGGTGGCGACAAGCCCGTCGTCTCGTATTCGACGATCATCAACCGGCACGTGTTCGAGTCGATCGCTCTCAACGCGCGCATCGCGCTGCACGTTCGGGTCCTCTACGGACGCGACCAGCACCACATCACCGAAGCCGAGTTCAAGGCGGTGGCACGCGCGCTGCGCCAGGCCGTCGAACCGGACCCGCGGGTGCACGGAGTGCCGTCCACGAAGGGCTCTCTGTGA
- a CDS encoding inositol monophosphatase family protein, producing MTVPPDFDPQRLLAVAQGVLDSATPMFVDGLGARSSVAKKGDDFATDVDLSLERRIGSELEDLTGYPVHGEEYGGPAADHGPVWILDPIDGTYNYSTGFPLAAMLLALAVDGEPVIGITRLPLLNQRFDGIVGGDFRVNGQPGAQLGEAPLSSAVIGCGAFNARAGGRYRGAARADLYRALSYRASRLRMTGSTGTDLAYVAAGIFGGAVSFSAHAWDNAAGAALVRAAGGAATDVHGDPWRVGSRSLVSGGDRLHGELMSVIAETGLAGENENDEVDQ from the coding sequence GTGACCGTTCCGCCCGACTTCGACCCGCAGCGCCTGCTGGCGGTGGCACAGGGGGTGCTCGACTCGGCGACGCCGATGTTCGTCGACGGTCTCGGGGCGCGCAGTTCGGTCGCGAAGAAGGGCGACGACTTCGCCACCGACGTCGACTTGTCCCTGGAGCGCCGCATCGGCTCCGAACTGGAGGATCTGACCGGGTACCCGGTGCACGGTGAGGAGTACGGGGGACCGGCCGCCGATCACGGTCCGGTCTGGATCCTCGACCCGATCGACGGGACCTACAACTACTCGACGGGGTTCCCGTTGGCCGCGATGCTGCTGGCGTTGGCGGTCGACGGGGAACCCGTCATCGGCATCACCCGGCTGCCATTGCTGAACCAGCGTTTCGACGGCATCGTCGGCGGCGATTTCCGGGTGAACGGACAACCGGGGGCGCAGCTGGGAGAAGCCCCGCTGTCGTCTGCGGTGATCGGCTGCGGCGCCTTCAACGCGCGTGCCGGTGGCCGGTACCGCGGCGCCGCCCGTGCCGACCTGTACCGCGCCCTCAGCTACCGGGCGAGCAGACTGCGCATGACCGGATCCACGGGGACCGACCTGGCCTACGTCGCCGCGGGAATCTTCGGGGGTGCCGTCTCGTTCAGTGCACATGCGTGGGACAACGCCGCCGGTGCGGCTCTGGTGCGAGCTGCGGGTGGGGCGGCGACCGACGTGCACGGTGATCCGTGGCGGGTCGGGTCGCGCTCGCTGGTGTCGGGCGGTGACCGCCTGCACGGCGAACTGATGTCCGTCATCGCCGAAACCGGCTTGGCGGGAGAGAACGAGAACGACGAGGTGGATCAGTGA
- a CDS encoding tautomerase family protein → MPLIQISQTAGLSDVVKRETIASVTEAYAKATGKNPDSVWVTITEVPRSQWGVGGEPLG, encoded by the coding sequence ATGCCGTTGATCCAGATCTCGCAGACCGCCGGTCTGTCGGATGTCGTGAAGCGCGAGACGATCGCCTCCGTGACGGAGGCCTACGCGAAGGCGACGGGCAAGAATCCCGACTCGGTGTGGGTGACGATCACCGAAGTGCCCCGCAGTCAGTGGGGCGTCGGCGGGGAACCGCTCGGATGA
- a CDS encoding histidinol-phosphate transaminase, which yields MSVPGAAVRLADLPLRDSLRGKSAYGAPQIQVPVALNTNENPHPPSRALVDDVAKAVGSAAEELHRYPDRDAVDLRTDLAGYLSGATGVRLTVENVWAANGSNEILQQILQAFGGPGRSAMGFVPSYSMHPIISDGTQTRWVPAQRAGDFSLDPDAAIAAISEHRPDVVFVTSPNNPTGASVAIDDLRRIVEAAPGIVIVDEAYGEFSSQTSAATLIEEFGTKLIVSRTMSKAFAFAGGRLGYLAAAPAVIEALLLVRLPYHLSVLTQASARAALRHSAETLAGVASIVAERERVVAALTGMGFDVTHSDANFILFGDFADAQATWQRYLDAGVLIRDVGIAGRLRATIGLPDENDVFLSVSATLADTDRKQ from the coding sequence GTGAGCGTGCCCGGCGCGGCAGTCCGCCTGGCCGACCTCCCGCTGCGTGACTCACTGCGCGGCAAGTCGGCTTACGGGGCACCGCAGATCCAGGTGCCAGTGGCGCTGAACACCAACGAGAACCCCCATCCGCCGAGCCGGGCGCTGGTCGACGACGTCGCGAAGGCGGTCGGGTCGGCAGCAGAGGAACTGCATCGGTACCCGGACCGCGACGCGGTGGACCTGCGCACCGACCTCGCCGGCTATCTGAGCGGCGCGACCGGCGTCCGCCTGACCGTCGAGAACGTGTGGGCGGCGAACGGTTCGAACGAGATACTGCAGCAGATCCTGCAGGCGTTCGGTGGACCGGGACGGTCGGCGATGGGCTTCGTGCCGTCGTACTCGATGCACCCCATCATCTCCGACGGCACCCAGACCCGCTGGGTCCCGGCACAGCGCGCAGGCGACTTCAGCCTCGATCCGGATGCGGCGATCGCAGCGATCTCCGAGCACCGCCCCGATGTGGTGTTCGTGACCTCGCCCAACAATCCGACCGGCGCGAGCGTCGCGATCGACGATCTGCGACGAATCGTCGAGGCCGCTCCCGGGATCGTCATCGTGGACGAGGCGTACGGCGAGTTCTCCTCGCAGACGAGCGCGGCGACCCTGATCGAGGAGTTCGGGACCAAGCTCATCGTGTCGCGGACCATGAGCAAGGCATTCGCCTTCGCCGGCGGGCGGCTGGGCTATCTCGCCGCGGCACCGGCGGTGATCGAGGCCCTGCTGCTGGTGCGTCTGCCGTATCACCTGTCGGTGCTCACTCAGGCATCGGCGCGAGCGGCATTGCGGCACAGCGCCGAGACCCTCGCCGGGGTCGCGTCGATCGTGGCCGAACGCGAGCGGGTGGTGGCCGCGCTGACCGGAATGGGGTTCGACGTCACTCACTCCGACGCCAATTTCATCCTGTTCGGCGACTTCGCGGACGCGCAGGCCACCTGGCAGCGATACCTCGATGCCGGTGTTCTCATCCGGGACGTCGGCATCGCCGGGCGGTTGCGTGCGACGATTGGACTACCCGACGAGAACGACGTCTTCTTGTCGGTCAGCGCGACGCTGGCCGACACCGACCGAAAGCAGTGA